In one window of Ovis aries strain OAR_USU_Benz2616 breed Rambouillet chromosome 3, ARS-UI_Ramb_v3.0, whole genome shotgun sequence DNA:
- the CDKN1B gene encoding cyclin-dependent kinase inhibitor 1B — MSNVRVSNGSPSLERMDARQAEYPKPSACRNLFGPVNHEELTRDLEKHCRDMEEASQRKWNFDFQNHKPLEGKYEWQEVEKGNLPEFYYRPPRPPKGACKVPAQEGQDASGARPAVPLLGSQANPEDTHLVDQKTDAPDSQTGLAEQCPGIRKRPAADDSSPQNKRANRTEENVSDGSPNAGSVEQTPKKPGLRRRQT, encoded by the exons ATGTCAAACGTGCGAGTGTCTAACGGGAGCCCGAGCCTGGAGCGGATGGACGCCAGACAGGCGGAGTACCCCAAGCCCTCGGCTTGCAGAAACCTCTTTGGCCCGGTCAATCACGAAGAGTTAACCCGGGACTTGGAGAAGCATTGCAGAGACATGGAAGAGGCCAGCCAGCGCAAGTGGAATTTTGATTTTCAGAATCACAAGCCCCTGGAGGGCAAGTACGAGTGGCAGGAGGTAGAAAAGGGCAACCTGCCCGAGTTCTACTACAGACCCCCGCGGCCACCCAAAGGCGCCTGCAAGGTGCCGGCGCAGGAAGGCCAGGATGCCAGCGGGGCCCGCCCGGCGGTGCCTTTACTTGGGTCTCAGGCAAACCCAGAGGACACGCATTTGGTCGATCAGAAGACTGATGCCCCGGACAGCCAGACCGGGTTAGCGGAGCAGTGCCCCGGGATAAGGAAGCGACCTGCCGCAGATG ATTCCTCTCCTCAAAACAAAAGAGCCAACagaacagaagaaaatgtttcagaCGGTTCCCCCAACGCCGGTTCAGTGGAGCAGACGCCCAAGAAGCCTGGCCTCAGAAGGCGTCAGACGTAA